In the genome of Cupriavidus taiwanensis, one region contains:
- a CDS encoding Dabb family protein, whose translation MRLETAQLRLHNGICDGMPDPGPALLDRVERLPGLHRVALGRNLTGSWGAGDYTLDLQFKTGSSGAQADGAGLAAALDGIATVDHVAYRAIADGMRAPQLRDGTWRTLMFRVRPEAPPWQVHALEHDLLRMPTYMPAIRNWRLARVLSPATWTHVWQQEFASADDLLGEYLMHPFHWGRVDRWFDPEFPEWTVEAISHAFCPLATSLIVSQIASHNHKEESAS comes from the coding sequence ATGCGCCTTGAGACCGCGCAACTGCGCCTGCACAACGGCATTTGCGACGGGATGCCGGACCCCGGGCCAGCCCTGCTCGACCGCGTTGAAAGGCTGCCTGGCCTGCACCGGGTGGCGCTCGGCCGCAACCTGACCGGAAGCTGGGGCGCCGGCGACTACACCCTCGACCTGCAATTCAAAACCGGCTCGTCCGGCGCGCAGGCCGATGGCGCCGGTCTCGCCGCGGCGCTGGACGGCATCGCAACGGTTGATCACGTCGCCTATCGGGCGATCGCGGACGGCATGCGTGCGCCGCAACTGCGTGACGGCACCTGGCGCACGCTGATGTTCCGGGTCCGCCCTGAAGCGCCGCCCTGGCAGGTCCACGCACTGGAGCACGATCTGCTGCGGATGCCGACGTACATGCCCGCGATCCGCAACTGGCGGCTGGCCCGCGTGTTGTCGCCGGCCACATGGACCCATGTCTGGCAGCAGGAATTCGCCAGCGCGGACGACCTGCTGGGCGAATACCTGATGCACCCGTTCCATTGGGGACGGGTCGACCGCTGGTTCGACCCGGAGTTTCCGGAATGGACGGTCGAGGCGATCTCCCATGCCTTCTGCCCGCTCGCGACCAGCCTGATTGTCAGCCAGATTGCCAGCCACAACCATAAGGAGGAAAGCGCATCATGA
- a CDS encoding (2Fe-2S)-binding protein, which yields MALEDPLAPPASQAGALQQIPTTLHINGITHELLLAPWVILLDLLREQLQLTGTKKGCDHGQCGACTVLVGGRRIKSCLCLAVSYDGADITTVEGLADRNTGALHPLQQAFIDHDAFQCGYCTPGQLCSAVGLLNEHPPASRQEIRERMSGNLCRCGAYAQIVEAIAEVAGLTDHDQEPS from the coding sequence ATGGCACTGGAAGACCCGCTTGCTCCCCCGGCATCCCAGGCCGGCGCACTGCAACAGATCCCCACCACGCTGCACATCAACGGCATCACCCACGAGCTGCTGCTGGCCCCGTGGGTGATCCTGCTGGACCTGCTGCGCGAGCAACTGCAGCTCACCGGCACCAAGAAGGGCTGCGACCACGGCCAATGCGGCGCCTGCACGGTGCTGGTTGGCGGCAGGCGCATCAAGTCGTGCCTGTGCCTGGCCGTGTCCTATGACGGCGCCGACATTACCACCGTGGAGGGGCTGGCCGATCGCAACACCGGCGCGCTGCATCCGCTGCAGCAGGCCTTTATCGACCACGACGCGTTCCAGTGCGGCTATTGCACGCCGGGACAGCTGTGCTCCGCCGTGGGACTGCTGAACGAGCATCCGCCGGCAAGCCGACAGGAGATCCGCGAGCGCATGAGCGGTAACCTGTGCCGCTGCGGCGCGTATGCGCAGATCGTCGAGGCGATCGCCGAGGTCGCCGGGCTGACTGACCACGACCAGGAGCCATCATGA
- a CDS encoding AraC family transcriptional regulator — protein MNAHIPGSPVPVPHGMVQRLLDELKRQGVEVPDAGTEPPRPAQFTALYRAAIERLEALVAKGDGHPPMCRQEVDLLCRCVLSCQTLREAIHCAADFCAMLYPRAGALSLGERAGQAVFQMDSLRRVRSSAACLVDLTGLFFYLLLFGWLVGQPIRPTRVSLAHPRREDALPFLGLFHAPVTSGNPAYGFDFDQALLDRPVVRRAAELQAFLKDLPYRLVGAPVEVVSLSQQVRGTLHAALVHGARLPTLAELAVRFDVSEPTLRRRLAADGSSYRQLREHSLQEYAEQCLRTTRWSMGRIAEQLGFASEEAFRRAFQRWTGHAPTQFRRASQGKATG, from the coding sequence ATGAATGCCCACATCCCGGGGAGTCCCGTCCCTGTTCCGCACGGCATGGTGCAGCGCTTGCTGGATGAGCTGAAACGGCAGGGCGTCGAGGTGCCGGATGCCGGCACAGAACCGCCGCGGCCGGCACAGTTCACCGCGCTCTATCGCGCAGCGATCGAGCGGCTGGAAGCGCTGGTGGCCAAGGGCGACGGCCACCCGCCGATGTGCAGGCAGGAAGTGGATCTGCTGTGCCGCTGCGTGTTGAGTTGCCAGACGCTGCGCGAGGCGATCCACTGCGCGGCCGATTTCTGCGCGATGCTGTATCCGCGCGCCGGCGCGCTTAGCCTGGGCGAGCGCGCGGGCCAGGCGGTCTTTCAGATGGATTCGCTGCGGCGGGTCAGATCTTCGGCCGCCTGCCTGGTGGACCTGACGGGACTCTTCTTTTATCTGCTGCTGTTCGGCTGGCTGGTGGGCCAGCCGATACGACCGACCCGGGTCAGCCTGGCGCATCCGCGGCGCGAGGACGCCTTGCCGTTCCTCGGCCTGTTCCATGCGCCGGTGACGTCCGGCAACCCGGCCTACGGCTTCGACTTCGACCAGGCCTTGCTCGACCGTCCGGTGGTGCGCCGGGCAGCGGAGCTTCAGGCATTCCTGAAGGACCTGCCTTACCGGCTGGTCGGGGCGCCGGTCGAAGTAGTGTCGCTGAGCCAGCAAGTGCGCGGCACGCTGCACGCGGCGCTGGTGCATGGCGCGCGGCTGCCGACGCTGGCCGAGCTGGCAGTGCGCTTCGATGTCAGCGAACCGACGCTGCGCCGCCGGCTCGCGGCGGACGGCAGCAGCTACCGGCAATTGCGCGAGCACAGCTTGCAGGAATACGCCGAGCAATGCCTGCGGACCACCCGCTGGAGCATGGGCAGGATCGCCGAGCAGCTTGGCTTTGCCAGCGAGGAAGCCTTTCGCCGCGCCTTCCAGCGCTGGACCGGGCACGCGCCCACGCAGTTCAGGCGCGCCAGCCAGGGCAAGGCCACAGGGTAA
- a CDS encoding SDR family NAD(P)-dependent oxidoreductase yields MTAHGTLTGKIALVTGASRGIGRAIAQRFAAEGALVVVSARRIGNSGEDPGTLAETVALITRQGGRAMALAADLEDAAQRDQLVLRAAEAAGGLDILVNNAGLAEYRPIDAMPLDIFDRTVDHYLRIPFVLSRAAIPLMRARGAGWILNLGSVTALSPARPYQDFDRAGGVTAYAAVKAAVNRFTEGLAAELEGDGIAVNSVAPSTAILTPGSERYIPDGYPTEPVEYLVETALALCSVPARLHTGQIAHSLHFPLAHGLQVRTLDGKGLLPPPVIPAWAHPALGQPELSAR; encoded by the coding sequence ATGACCGCACACGGAACACTGACAGGAAAGATCGCACTGGTGACAGGCGCCAGCCGCGGCATCGGCCGTGCCATCGCGCAGCGCTTCGCGGCGGAAGGCGCACTGGTGGTGGTCAGCGCACGGCGCATCGGCAACTCGGGAGAAGATCCTGGCACGCTGGCCGAGACCGTGGCGCTGATCACGCGGCAAGGCGGCCGCGCCATGGCGCTGGCGGCGGATCTCGAGGATGCCGCGCAGCGCGACCAGCTTGTGCTGCGGGCCGCCGAGGCCGCGGGTGGCCTGGACATCCTGGTCAACAATGCCGGCCTGGCCGAATACAGACCCATCGACGCAATGCCGCTGGACATCTTCGACCGTACCGTGGATCACTACCTGCGCATCCCGTTCGTGCTGAGCCGCGCCGCGATACCGCTGATGCGTGCGCGCGGCGCGGGCTGGATCCTGAACCTGGGCTCGGTCACGGCGCTGTCGCCGGCGCGTCCCTACCAGGACTTTGACCGCGCCGGCGGCGTCACGGCCTACGCGGCCGTCAAGGCCGCCGTCAACCGGTTCACCGAGGGCCTGGCCGCGGAACTGGAGGGCGACGGCATCGCCGTCAATTCGGTGGCGCCAAGCACCGCGATCCTCACACCGGGCAGCGAGCGCTATATCCCCGACGGCTATCCCACTGAGCCCGTGGAATACCTGGTGGAAACCGCGCTGGCGCTATGCAGCGTGCCGGCGCGACTGCACACCGGCCAGATCGCCCATAGCCTGCACTTCCCGCTTGCGCACGGACTGCAGGTTCGCACGCTCGACGGCAAGGGCTTGCTGCCGCCGCCCGTCATCCCGGCCTGGGCTCATCCGGCGCTGGGCCAGCCCGAACTGTCGGCGAGGTAA
- a CDS encoding FAD binding domain-containing protein, whose amino-acid sequence MNPFRYERAATVEAALQSIAAAQRDAGVQSLGDDHAPHFLASGTNLIDLVKGGMMHPAALVDVRQLPLRMIEATAEGGLRLGALASNADTAQHPLVRAQYPLLRAAILAGASAQIRNMATNGGNLLQRTRCYYFYDPGVPCNKRDPGSGCPAATGLARQHAILGASEHCVATHPSDMCVALAALGAVVHVASASGRREIPFHEFHRLPEDRPHIDTTLRPDELITHIVLPPAAEFAHRACYLKIRERASFAFALVSVAAALDLADDGTVRAARLALGGVAHKPWRDPEAEAHLQGRPATVEHFAAAARFLLRDARAWGGPAVPESLPGNSFKIALAERAIVRALEMAVAGVLSNTGEDAFSEEEQP is encoded by the coding sequence ATGAACCCGTTCCGCTATGAGCGCGCGGCCACGGTGGAAGCGGCGCTGCAGTCGATCGCCGCCGCGCAGCGGGACGCCGGCGTGCAAAGCCTTGGCGACGACCACGCGCCGCACTTCCTGGCTTCCGGCACCAACCTGATCGACCTGGTGAAGGGCGGCATGATGCATCCGGCCGCGCTGGTCGATGTCAGGCAACTGCCGCTGCGGATGATCGAGGCCACGGCGGAGGGCGGGCTCAGGCTCGGTGCGCTGGCCAGCAACGCCGATACCGCGCAGCACCCGCTGGTGCGCGCGCAGTATCCGCTGCTGCGCGCGGCGATCCTGGCCGGGGCCTCGGCGCAGATCCGCAATATGGCGACCAATGGCGGCAACCTGCTGCAGCGCACGCGCTGCTATTACTTCTACGATCCGGGCGTGCCCTGCAACAAGCGCGATCCCGGCAGCGGCTGCCCGGCGGCGACCGGGCTGGCGCGCCAGCATGCCATCCTGGGCGCGAGCGAGCATTGCGTCGCCACCCATCCGTCCGACATGTGCGTGGCACTGGCGGCGCTGGGCGCGGTGGTGCACGTGGCCTCGGCCAGCGGCCGCCGCGAGATTCCGTTCCATGAATTCCATCGGCTGCCGGAGGACCGCCCGCACATCGACACCACGCTGCGCCCCGACGAACTGATCACCCACATCGTGCTGCCTCCCGCCGCCGAGTTTGCGCACCGTGCCTGTTACCTGAAGATCCGCGAGCGCGCGTCGTTTGCGTTCGCACTGGTGTCGGTGGCTGCCGCGCTGGACCTTGCCGACGATGGCACCGTGCGTGCCGCGCGGCTGGCACTGGGCGGCGTGGCCCACAAGCCGTGGCGCGATCCCGAGGCCGAGGCGCACCTGCAGGGCCGGCCCGCCACGGTCGAACACTTTGCCGCCGCGGCCCGCTTCCTGCTGCGCGATGCGCGCGCCTGGGGCGGCCCGGCCGTGCCCGAGAGCCTGCCCGGCAACAGCTTCAAGATCGCGCTGGCCGAGCGCGCGATCGTGCGCGCGCTGGAAATGGCGGTCGCCGGCGTGCTGAGCAATACCGGCGAAGACGCCTTCAGCGAGGAGGAGCAGCCATGA
- a CDS encoding MFS transporter — translation MTTQNQGMRSRRHYITAGLASMMGTTIEWYDFFLYGTAAALIFNKIFFPSFDPLTGTLAAFATYSVGFFARPLGGIVFGHFGDRVGRKSMLLITLFMMGIPTILIGLIPSYDSIGYWAAVALVLLRFLQGVAVGGEWGGAVLMAVEHAPEGKKGFFGSLPQAGVAPGLILSSLAMGMVATLPEQDMLTWGWRVPFLASVVLLAVGWFIRAKVSESPDFEQMKKSGDKVEMPALVVLRRYPRQVLTVVGGRLAEVTWFYTVVTFALAYATGTLGIAKTVMLDATVWGAAVAMFTMPLFGILGDRFSFKWVFMAGTVGILVFAPQFFALLQTLDAGNVTIAMAIAIGLVYACLYGPEGSLFSAQFPPEVRYSGISIAVQVSGAIGGGLAPIVATSLLNHGGGDPAYIVWYLGALSVIAFVSTALMRDVNRARHAVPLAKGERV, via the coding sequence ATGACCACGCAAAATCAAGGCATGCGCTCGCGCCGCCACTACATCACGGCGGGCCTCGCCAGCATGATGGGCACGACCATCGAATGGTATGACTTCTTCCTCTACGGCACCGCCGCAGCCCTGATTTTCAACAAGATTTTCTTTCCCTCTTTCGATCCGCTGACCGGGACCCTGGCGGCGTTCGCCACCTACTCGGTCGGCTTCTTCGCGCGCCCGCTGGGTGGCATCGTCTTCGGCCATTTCGGCGACCGGGTCGGACGCAAGTCCATGCTGCTGATCACGCTGTTCATGATGGGCATCCCGACCATCCTGATCGGCCTGATCCCGTCCTATGACAGCATCGGCTACTGGGCCGCGGTCGCGCTCGTGCTGCTGCGCTTCCTGCAGGGCGTCGCGGTCGGGGGCGAGTGGGGCGGTGCGGTGCTGATGGCGGTCGAGCACGCGCCCGAAGGCAAGAAGGGTTTCTTTGGCAGCCTGCCGCAGGCCGGGGTGGCACCGGGCCTGATCCTGTCCTCGCTGGCGATGGGCATGGTCGCGACGCTGCCGGAGCAGGACATGCTGACGTGGGGATGGCGCGTGCCGTTCCTGGCGAGCGTGGTGCTGCTGGCGGTAGGCTGGTTCATCCGGGCGAAAGTGAGCGAATCCCCGGACTTCGAGCAAATGAAAAAGTCCGGCGACAAGGTCGAGATGCCGGCGCTGGTGGTGCTGCGCCGCTATCCGCGCCAGGTCCTGACCGTGGTCGGCGGCCGCCTGGCGGAAGTCACGTGGTTCTACACCGTGGTGACCTTTGCCCTGGCCTACGCCACCGGCACGCTCGGCATAGCCAAGACCGTGATGCTCGATGCCACGGTGTGGGGCGCCGCGGTCGCGATGTTCACCATGCCGCTGTTCGGCATCCTGGGTGACCGCTTTAGCTTCAAGTGGGTATTCATGGCCGGTACCGTGGGGATCCTGGTCTTTGCGCCGCAGTTCTTCGCGCTGCTGCAAACGCTCGATGCGGGCAACGTCACCATCGCTATGGCGATTGCGATCGGCCTCGTCTACGCCTGCCTGTACGGCCCCGAAGGCAGCCTGTTCTCCGCCCAGTTTCCGCCCGAGGTCCGCTATAGCGGCATCTCGATCGCGGTGCAGGTGTCCGGCGCGATCGGCGGGGGCCTGGCGCCCATCGTGGCCACGTCGCTGCTGAATCATGGCGGCGGCGACCCCGCGTACATCGTCTGGTACCTGGGTGCGCTCAGCGTGATCGCCTTTGTCAGTACGGCACTGATGCGCGATGTGAACCGGGCCAGGCACGCGGTCCCGCTGGCAAAGGGGGAGCGGGTATGA
- a CDS encoding aldolase, producing the protein MNAPLRDKSYFDQRASSDMAKHLPRQSRTTQETMAYACRILAMTEQEAGLAGQISVRSERPGAYWTLRFGLGFDEATPADFIEVDRDLNTLSGGGMANPATRFHLWVYDARPDVNAIIHTHSPWASALAAARQPLVIAQMDMTPLHNDCAFLGDWPGVPIADQEGVIISEALGDKRAIILSHHGYLTAGKTCEEATYLSVYLERAARMQIRAQAFGPLTPVDDELAREAHDYLLKPSIVNSTFAYWARQTHGIAPYVKP; encoded by the coding sequence ATGAACGCCCCCCTCAGAGACAAGTCGTACTTCGACCAGCGCGCGTCCAGCGACATGGCGAAGCACCTGCCGCGCCAGTCGCGCACCACGCAGGAGACCATGGCCTATGCCTGCCGGATCCTGGCCATGACGGAGCAGGAAGCCGGCCTGGCGGGCCAGATCAGTGTCCGTTCCGAACGTCCGGGCGCTTACTGGACCCTGCGTTTCGGCCTCGGCTTCGACGAAGCGACGCCGGCGGACTTTATCGAGGTCGATCGCGATCTCAACACGCTCAGCGGCGGCGGCATGGCCAACCCGGCCACGCGCTTCCACCTATGGGTGTACGACGCCCGGCCGGACGTCAACGCCATCATCCATACCCATTCGCCGTGGGCCAGCGCCCTTGCTGCCGCACGCCAGCCTCTGGTCATCGCGCAGATGGACATGACCCCGCTGCACAACGACTGCGCGTTCCTCGGCGACTGGCCGGGGGTTCCGATCGCAGACCAGGAAGGCGTGATCATCTCGGAAGCGCTGGGTGACAAGCGCGCGATCATCCTCTCGCACCACGGCTATCTGACCGCAGGCAAGACCTGCGAAGAGGCGACCTACCTCTCCGTCTATCTCGAGCGCGCTGCCCGGATGCAGATCCGCGCGCAGGCTTTCGGTCCGCTCACGCCGGTCGATGACGAGCTGGCCAGGGAGGCTCATGACTACCTGCTGAAGCCGTCCATCGTCAACTCCACGTTCGCGTACTGGGCGCGCCAGACGCACGGCATCGCGCCGTACGTCAAGCCGTGA
- a CDS encoding NADP-dependent oxidoreductase, translating to MQENMRAVLIDRHGGPEVIRLGEVATPAPAAGEVLIRVACAGVNPADWKCREGYLSDFMQAGFPFVLGFDASGVVAAVGAGVTGFVRGQRVFAQTGVGAGQWGSYAEYVAVSQDCVVPIPDNVGFAEAAAVPTPALAAWTGLFDDGGLRPGQTVLVHGGAGAVGTFAVQLARTAGAAVAATCSAARRDALLALGCDLAIDYRASDIGGAVRAWAPDGVDLVLDAVGCGTLPMGLDLLRPGGILVAILTLVSGDHGPDPAEAARRGMRTAVAFSRMPSGARLAEIAALMNDGRLRPPRIECLPLEQAGHALELVRSGQAASKLVLCVAAPGNA from the coding sequence ATGCAAGAAAACATGCGCGCGGTCCTGATCGACCGTCACGGCGGCCCCGAGGTCATCCGGCTTGGCGAGGTCGCAACGCCCGCGCCGGCAGCCGGCGAAGTGCTGATCCGCGTCGCCTGCGCCGGCGTGAATCCCGCCGACTGGAAATGCCGCGAGGGTTATCTGAGCGACTTCATGCAGGCCGGCTTTCCCTTCGTGCTTGGCTTCGATGCCAGCGGCGTGGTGGCCGCGGTCGGCGCCGGCGTCACGGGCTTCGTGCGCGGACAGCGGGTGTTTGCGCAAACCGGGGTCGGCGCCGGGCAGTGGGGATCGTATGCGGAATACGTTGCTGTCAGCCAGGATTGCGTGGTGCCGATTCCCGACAACGTCGGATTCGCCGAAGCCGCGGCGGTGCCGACCCCGGCGCTGGCCGCCTGGACCGGACTGTTCGACGATGGCGGACTGCGCCCGGGCCAGACCGTGCTGGTGCACGGCGGCGCGGGCGCGGTCGGCACGTTCGCCGTGCAGCTGGCAAGAACCGCCGGCGCCGCCGTCGCCGCCACCTGCAGCGCGGCCCGCCGCGACGCGCTGCTGGCGCTGGGCTGCGACCTGGCCATCGACTACCGCGCAAGCGATATCGGTGGCGCCGTGCGGGCCTGGGCGCCGGACGGCGTCGACCTGGTGCTCGACGCGGTGGGATGCGGCACCTTGCCGATGGGGCTGGACCTGCTCCGGCCCGGCGGCATCCTGGTGGCTATCCTGACGCTGGTCAGCGGCGACCACGGCCCCGATCCCGCCGAAGCCGCGCGGCGCGGCATGCGCACCGCCGTCGCGTTCAGCAGGATGCCAAGCGGCGCACGGCTCGCGGAAATCGCCGCGCTGATGAACGACGGCCGTTTGCGGCCACCTCGCATCGAATGCCTGCCGCTGGAACAAGCCGGGCACGCGCTCGAGCTGGTGCGGTCAGGCCAGGCGGCGAGCAAACTGGTGCTATGCGTCGCCGCGCCGGGTAACGCGTGA